One stretch of Bacteroidota bacterium DNA includes these proteins:
- a CDS encoding putative LPS assembly protein LptD has protein sequence MGQFISRAKWKYHLNNFAMLIILQFVIVSTVLSQSKDTLSIATDTTSAVIDTLKKTSGGIDSVVSYTAEDSIVFTFDNKQMKIFGNGDVRFRDLNLKSERINVNWNTNELESFGVLDSAKAQTTDSLKERYTGTPVMVEGADKYEGWKISYNFKSQKGRVTLGETKEDQGYYQGQQIKKMDRDMLFISNGYYSTCEYGHPHFYFFSPEMRVTVRDKIVARPIYLYIADVPIFALPFGVFPSQGGRRSGIIAPAFVDKGSRGTGLEHFGYYFAMNDYMDAAVVGDWLTSGTWRVSPTLQYVKRYDFSGRFSGYYQHTIENEPRDNEYLDRADYYANLIHNQSFNPTTQMSVNFSFASSENFKRALTRNEYLNQEIISNATLSKSWEGTNNSMSVNINRRQDLITGSITNTLPSLSFNHSQSYPLRFGRNKNSPQTDYAWYEMIGMSYGGNYQRVDNKTRSVDTLPFNLYNRQGAAHNLSFNASPKAGYFTITPYFSYNEKWYDKSLAIVGYDTLGNIITADKNGFEAVRTFSMGVGASTKLYGILQPPIPGVAGLRHTVLPSISYNYQPDFSEKKYGYFTEYVDILGRNQKFNRFQQEIFGGSSIGEQQAVSVSVGNIFEMKTTASDTIQKEQKFQLMNINLGTSYNFAADSFSLADLSVSYRTDIGQYLGISGSSTYRFYQFDKSINSRVNKYLIDQGKGIAELTNFSISLSTSLRGEKKQAQTQQEISDSSRVADNEKNQGASGYKGIYDNAEPDFSIPWSLSLNFNFAQNQENPSRKTKSANISGNLDFNLTENWKFTASSSYDLVSKQFAAPQINISRDLHCWLMNFSWSPIGPYSGYRFEIKVKAPQLQDIKVTKQNNDRL, from the coding sequence ATGGGACAATTTATCAGTCGGGCAAAATGGAAATATCATTTAAACAATTTTGCAATGTTGATAATTTTGCAATTCGTTATCGTTTCAACTGTACTCTCCCAGAGTAAAGATACTCTTTCAATTGCAACTGATACGACTTCTGCAGTAATCGATACTCTCAAAAAAACTTCCGGTGGAATTGATTCTGTTGTTTCCTACACGGCAGAAGATTCCATTGTCTTCACCTTTGATAATAAACAGATGAAGATCTTTGGAAATGGAGATGTCCGTTTTCGAGATCTCAATCTCAAATCTGAACGCATCAACGTCAACTGGAATACGAATGAACTGGAATCGTTCGGTGTGCTGGATTCGGCAAAGGCTCAAACGACCGATTCGCTCAAGGAACGATACACCGGTACTCCGGTGATGGTGGAAGGCGCGGATAAATATGAAGGATGGAAGATCTCTTACAATTTTAAATCCCAAAAGGGAAGAGTAACACTGGGTGAAACGAAGGAAGATCAAGGGTATTATCAAGGTCAGCAGATCAAAAAAATGGATAGGGATATGCTCTTCATTTCCAACGGCTATTATTCAACATGTGAATATGGTCACCCGCACTTCTATTTTTTTAGTCCGGAAATGCGCGTCACAGTTCGGGATAAAATTGTTGCTCGACCCATCTATTTATATATCGCCGATGTTCCGATCTTTGCGCTTCCATTCGGTGTCTTCCCAAGCCAGGGAGGAAGACGATCCGGTATAATTGCTCCTGCGTTTGTGGACAAAGGGTCACGCGGGACAGGACTTGAACATTTCGGATATTACTTCGCGATGAATGATTACATGGATGCGGCTGTTGTTGGAGATTGGCTCACCAGCGGTACGTGGCGTGTCAGCCCGACTCTTCAATATGTGAAGCGGTATGATTTTTCCGGAAGATTCTCCGGATATTATCAGCATACAATAGAGAATGAGCCGCGCGATAACGAATATTTGGATCGTGCCGATTATTACGCGAATCTTATCCATAATCAATCGTTCAATCCAACAACACAAATGAGCGTTAATTTTTCGTTTGCCAGCTCTGAAAATTTCAAACGGGCTCTCACGAGGAATGAATATCTCAATCAAGAGATTATCTCTAATGCCACGCTCAGTAAAAGCTGGGAAGGAACGAACAACAGCATGAGCGTGAATATTAATCGCCGTCAGGATCTTATTACCGGCTCCATAACGAATACACTTCCTTCTCTTTCGTTCAATCATTCTCAATCATACCCTTTGCGATTTGGAAGAAATAAAAATTCCCCACAGACAGATTATGCATGGTACGAAATGATCGGTATGAGCTACGGCGGAAATTATCAACGAGTCGACAATAAAACTCGTTCTGTCGATACGCTGCCGTTCAATCTCTATAATAGACAAGGGGCGGCGCATAATCTTTCATTCAACGCATCCCCGAAAGCTGGGTATTTTACTATTACTCCCTATTTCAGCTACAATGAAAAATGGTATGATAAAAGTTTAGCAATTGTCGGATACGACACATTGGGTAACATCATCACTGCGGACAAAAATGGATTTGAAGCTGTCCGAACATTTAGCATGGGCGTTGGTGCATCCACAAAATTGTATGGAATTCTGCAGCCCCCAATTCCCGGTGTAGCCGGGCTCCGGCACACTGTGCTTCCATCAATCAGCTACAACTATCAGCCCGATTTTTCGGAAAAAAAGTACGGCTATTTTACAGAATATGTAGACATACTGGGACGAAACCAAAAATTTAATCGTTTTCAACAGGAAATATTTGGCGGGTCATCAATCGGGGAACAACAAGCGGTGAGTGTTTCGGTCGGCAATATTTTTGAAATGAAAACAACTGCCAGCGATACAATTCAGAAGGAGCAAAAATTCCAATTGATGAATATCAATCTCGGAACAAGCTATAACTTTGCGGCAGATAGTTTTAGCCTTGCCGATCTTTCCGTGAGTTATCGAACGGATATCGGTCAATATCTGGGAATCAGCGGCAGCAGCACGTATCGTTTTTATCAGTTTGATAAATCAATCAACTCCCGTGTCAATAAGTATTTGATCGATCAAGGGAAAGGTATTGCTGAGCTCACCAATTTTTCCATTAGTCTTTCCACATCCTTACGGGGAGAAAAAAAACAAGCGCAAACCCAGCAGGAAATTAGTGACAGTTCCCGGGTTGCAGATAATGAAAAAAATCAAGGAGCGAGCGGATATAAAGGGATCTATGACAATGCGGAACCCGATTTCAGCATCCCGTGGAGTTTGTCCTTGAATTTCAATTTCGCTCAAAATCAGGAAAATCCAAGTCGCAAAACAAAATCTGCTAATATCAGCGGAAACTTAGACTTCAATTTGACGGAGAATTGGAAATTTACCGCGTCGTCAAGTTACGATCTCGTTTCCAAACAATTCGCCGCGCCACAAATCAATATCTCCCGCGATCTTCACTGCTGGCTGATGAACTTTTCATGGAGCCCCATTGGTCCATATTCCGGATACCGTTTCGAGATAAAAGTAAAAGCCCCGCAGCTGCAGGATATTAAAGTGACGAAGCAGAATAACGACAGGTTATAA
- a CDS encoding four helix bundle protein: MTIKRFEDIEAWKHARILTTSVYTFCASGNASKDFGFRDQIQRAAISVMSNIAEGFERNNNKEFIRSLLYSKGSCGEVRNLLIVANDLKYIDDNQFDKLFELASTVSSQIANFIKYLRKSKRV; the protein is encoded by the coding sequence ATGACGATTAAACGTTTTGAAGATATTGAAGCATGGAAACATGCAAGAATTCTAACCACTTCAGTATATACATTTTGTGCAAGTGGTAATGCGTCAAAAGATTTTGGCTTTAGAGATCAAATTCAAAGAGCAGCAATTTCTGTTATGTCCAATATTGCGGAAGGATTTGAACGGAATAACAATAAAGAGTTTATAAGGTCCCTTTTATATTCAAAAGGCTCGTGTGGTGAAGTGCGAAACCTTCTGATTGTTGCAAACGATCTTAAGTATATCGATGACAATCAATTTGACAAACTTTTTGAACTTGCTAGTACTGTTTCTTCTCAAATTGCAAATTTTATAAAGTACCTGCGAAAATCGAAGAGAGTTTAA
- a CDS encoding thioredoxin domain-containing protein produces the protein MSNKLILEKSPYLLQHAHNPVNWYAWSDEAFAAAKKENKPIFLSIGYSTCHWCHVMERESFENELIAAVMNKYFINIKVDREERPDVDKVYMTAVQTMMGQGGWPLSVFLTPDLKPFYGGTYFPPIDGHGRPGFPTLLERINDVWQKERENIIHSGDELTKQLQQRHAVDSRHTDIDETILKRTYHQIAAGYDPKFSGFGSGTKFPRPVIFNFLFRYFHRTKDHEALKMSLTTLMAIASGGMYDHLGGGFHRYSVDAQWRIPHFEKMLYDQAQLINSYLDAYQITHDEFFATVARETLDYVLRDMTAPAGGFYSAEDADSADPEKNGEKIEGAFYVWKKSELDDVLSPQEAKVFSHFYSIAENGNALADPHQEFVKKNILFNPFTIEQTAEQLLLLPDDVKQLLSSAKKKLFEHRKHRPHPLCDDKIITSWNGLMIGACARSSRILKSDAYLSAAIQSAEFCSTALYDHDKKVLHRRYRDGEVKFEAHLDDYAFLISGLLDLYQATFNLRWLNWAEELMGKLITLFWDSAEGGFYDTSGKDASILVRMKEAYDGAEPTGNSVAAMDLLRLYHLTNDQQWKQYTEKTLRYFCTLHEQSPQIMPQLMTVVEFFLASPEHLVIVAGKISEASHFLDEVDGNYLPSMSIVVLSEESRDHFVSKFSFMKKMEQKEGKTAAYFCKNYTCQLPTVQPAELRRQLTF, from the coding sequence ATGTCCAATAAACTAATTTTAGAAAAATCCCCCTATCTTTTGCAACACGCCCACAATCCCGTCAATTGGTATGCTTGGAGTGATGAAGCATTTGCCGCGGCAAAAAAAGAAAACAAACCGATTTTTCTTTCCATAGGATATTCTACCTGTCATTGGTGCCATGTGATGGAGAGGGAATCGTTTGAAAATGAATTGATTGCTGCGGTGATGAATAAATATTTCATCAACATCAAGGTCGACAGAGAAGAACGACCCGATGTCGATAAAGTATATATGACCGCTGTTCAAACAATGATGGGACAAGGTGGTTGGCCTCTTTCTGTTTTTCTGACACCCGATCTGAAGCCATTCTATGGCGGTACATATTTTCCTCCAATAGATGGTCATGGCCGTCCGGGATTTCCCACATTATTAGAGCGAATAAACGATGTGTGGCAGAAAGAACGGGAGAACATCATCCATTCCGGCGACGAGTTAACAAAGCAATTGCAGCAACGGCACGCCGTTGACAGTCGTCATACGGATATTGATGAAACCATTCTCAAACGGACATATCATCAAATCGCTGCCGGCTACGATCCGAAATTTTCTGGGTTTGGTAGCGGCACGAAGTTCCCTCGTCCTGTCATTTTCAATTTCCTCTTTCGATATTTTCACCGTACAAAAGATCACGAAGCGTTAAAAATGTCATTGACGACATTGATGGCAATAGCAAGCGGAGGAATGTATGATCATCTTGGCGGAGGATTCCATCGATATTCCGTCGATGCGCAATGGCGCATTCCGCATTTCGAAAAGATGCTGTATGATCAGGCGCAGTTGATTAATTCCTATCTGGATGCGTATCAAATCACGCATGATGAGTTCTTTGCAACGGTTGCACGCGAGACATTGGATTATGTCCTTCGCGACATGACCGCTCCGGCCGGGGGATTTTATTCTGCCGAAGATGCCGACAGCGCTGATCCGGAAAAAAATGGAGAAAAGATCGAAGGGGCATTTTACGTCTGGAAAAAATCGGAGCTAGATGATGTATTGTCGCCGCAGGAAGCGAAAGTCTTTTCGCATTTTTATTCTATTGCTGAAAATGGAAATGCTCTTGCCGATCCGCATCAGGAATTTGTCAAGAAGAACATTCTCTTCAACCCGTTTACGATTGAACAAACAGCCGAACAACTTTTACTGCTGCCAGATGATGTGAAACAGTTATTGTCTTCAGCAAAGAAAAAACTGTTTGAGCATCGTAAGCATCGTCCTCATCCGCTCTGCGATGATAAGATCATAACGTCTTGGAATGGGCTGATGATAGGTGCTTGCGCACGGTCATCTCGAATTTTGAAAAGTGATGCGTACTTGAGCGCTGCAATACAATCGGCGGAATTCTGCTCTACAGCATTGTATGATCATGATAAAAAAGTGTTACACCGCCGCTATCGAGATGGAGAAGTAAAATTTGAAGCACATTTGGATGATTATGCTTTTTTGATATCGGGACTGCTCGATCTCTATCAGGCAACATTCAATCTCCGCTGGTTGAATTGGGCTGAAGAATTAATGGGGAAACTCATTACGTTGTTTTGGGATTCTGCTGAAGGGGGATTTTACGATACGTCCGGCAAAGACGCATCGATTCTTGTTCGGATGAAAGAGGCATATGATGGAGCTGAACCTACGGGAAATTCGGTTGCGGCGATGGACCTGCTTCGATTATATCACTTGACCAACGATCAGCAATGGAAACAGTACACCGAAAAAACATTACGATATTTTTGTACACTCCATGAGCAATCTCCTCAAATTATGCCGCAGCTGATGACTGTTGTGGAATTTTTTCTCGCCTCACCGGAACATCTGGTGATTGTTGCGGGAAAGATATCCGAAGCGTCGCATTTTCTGGATGAAGTTGACGGCAACTATCTTCCCTCCATGTCGATTGTCGTGCTGAGTGAAGAAAGTAGAGATCATTTTGTTTCCAAATTTTCTTTTATGAAAAAAATGGAACAAAAAGAGGGGAAAACGGCTGCGTATTTCTGTAAAAATTATACTTGTCAATTGCCAACGGTTCAACCTGCCGAACTTCGTCGTCAACTTACTTTCTAA
- a CDS encoding STAS domain-containing protein produces MKIKSSTLDDGKVVVLEPKGSLVGGDETDELKKTVASLLDQGNRKLIVDLGDVEYLNSSAIGALVSAHTSYLNRQGKLILCNVNKSITNVFVVTKLSTIFTTAEKREDAIYAIAK; encoded by the coding sequence ATGAAAATAAAATCTTCAACGCTTGATGATGGCAAAGTGGTGGTTCTTGAACCGAAAGGTTCGTTGGTTGGTGGAGATGAAACTGATGAATTGAAAAAGACCGTTGCTTCTTTGTTGGATCAAGGTAACCGCAAATTAATCGTCGATCTTGGTGATGTGGAATACTTAAACTCATCCGCGATCGGCGCTCTTGTTTCTGCCCATACCTCCTATCTGAATCGGCAGGGGAAATTGATTCTCTGCAATGTGAATAAAAGTATCACCAACGTTTTTGTCGTAACAAAACTTTCAACCATTTTCACCACTGCGGAAAAGCGCGAAGATGCGATCTACGCAATAGCAAAGTAA
- a CDS encoding MotA/TolQ/ExbB proton channel family protein, protein MKQGSLNFVITFGALALGYLIYEFMLPQFIKDGGYLVAGLVALSIMVVTYVVERLLSLKKAGGKGPLPKYLKTLVTNLNSNDITAAIAACDAQRGSLANIIKTGLERYQELQNKKDINKKEKMEEVKRVIEEATMLEMPILEKNLISLSTIASISTMVGLLGTVLGMIRSFAALAKAGATDAAALSLGISEALINTAGGIAIAIVAIVSYNYFTTRIDGMTYMIDEASKDILMNLQSKHE, encoded by the coding sequence ATGAAACAAGGTTCACTCAACTTCGTCATAACCTTCGGTGCGCTTGCATTAGGATATTTAATTTATGAATTCATGCTGCCGCAGTTTATTAAGGATGGTGGTTATCTCGTGGCGGGTCTCGTCGCATTATCAATTATGGTCGTAACGTATGTAGTTGAACGTCTCCTTTCGCTGAAAAAAGCGGGTGGAAAAGGTCCTTTGCCGAAATACCTTAAGACGCTTGTCACCAATCTCAATTCCAATGACATTACAGCAGCAATCGCTGCGTGCGATGCACAACGCGGTTCGTTGGCAAACATTATCAAGACCGGTTTGGAACGATACCAGGAATTACAGAACAAAAAAGACATCAACAAAAAAGAGAAGATGGAAGAAGTAAAAAGAGTTATTGAAGAAGCTACCATGTTGGAAATGCCGATTCTTGAAAAGAATCTTATTTCACTTTCAACAATTGCTTCTATCTCAACCATGGTCGGTCTGTTGGGAACAGTGCTAGGTATGATTCGTTCATTTGCTGCTCTTGCAAAAGCAGGTGCTACGGATGCTGCAGCATTGTCTCTTGGTATTTCTGAAGCATTAATCAATACCGCAGGTGGTATTGCAATCGCTATTGTCGCCATCGTTTCTTACAACTACTTTACCACAAGGATCGACGGAATGACATATATGATTGACGAAGCAAGCAAAGATATCTTAATGAACCTCCAATCCAAACACGAATAA
- a CDS encoding biopolymer transporter ExbD — MSKTKRVGFKLDMTPMVDVGFLLLTFFMLSTTFKPQDVAEVSIPVSHSAFKLPDTDVMTVTVDKEGSVFLGVDNQNLRGAIFGPEYVLKAGVGVSMADLPELLRNARIRNPKLRTVIKADRDAEYKVIQGVMETLQKENITRFNLVTDLEK, encoded by the coding sequence ATGTCAAAAACAAAACGAGTCGGATTCAAATTAGATATGACTCCGATGGTGGATGTCGGCTTTCTTTTGTTGACGTTCTTTATGTTATCAACAACATTCAAACCGCAGGATGTTGCTGAAGTATCTATTCCCGTTTCACATTCCGCATTTAAACTACCGGATACCGATGTTATGACGGTGACAGTGGATAAAGAAGGGTCGGTTTTTCTTGGTGTTGATAACCAGAATCTTCGAGGCGCAATTTTTGGTCCGGAATATGTATTGAAAGCCGGTGTTGGTGTTTCGATGGCGGATTTACCGGAATTGCTAAGAAATGCGCGCATAAGAAATCCAAAACTTCGGACGGTGATCAAAGCAGACCGTGATGCGGAATATAAAGTAATCCAAGGCGTGATGGAGACTCTGCAAAAAGAGAACATCACACGTTTCAATTTGGTTACGGATTTGGAAAAATAA
- a CDS encoding biopolymer transporter ExbD: MADVDLSQSKGKQKHGGKKKRKRINVRIDMTPMVDVAFLLLTFFMLTTSMSKPQTMEINLPPSETKADVAESNLLTLRITDDFRVFWNIGTEKPTTVDGSNKKERLINLGKLLKDRNRANPKLITLIKVDGKAKYIDMVDIMDELNINDISRFSLAPMLDQDKKEIGTL, from the coding sequence ATGGCAGATGTAGATTTATCGCAATCGAAGGGTAAGCAGAAACACGGCGGGAAGAAAAAACGAAAACGCATAAACGTGCGTATCGATATGACTCCGATGGTCGATGTTGCATTTTTGTTGTTGACCTTTTTCATGCTTACGACATCAATGAGCAAACCTCAAACGATGGAAATCAATTTACCTCCTTCAGAAACGAAGGCGGATGTGGCAGAATCAAACTTGCTGACGCTTCGTATAACGGATGATTTCAGAGTTTTCTGGAATATTGGAACGGAGAAGCCGACAACAGTCGATGGGAGCAATAAAAAGGAGCGCTTAATCAATCTCGGTAAACTCTTAAAAGACCGAAACAGAGCAAACCCAAAATTGATCACATTGATTAAAGTTGACGGAAAAGCGAAGTATATTGATATGGTTGATATTATGGATGAACTGAATATCAACGACATCTCGCGATTTAGTTTAGCGCCGATGTTGGATCAAGATAAAAAAGAGATCGGTACATTATAG
- a CDS encoding TonB family protein produces the protein MAITTAEKLGYGYQELRLLSRKYSVTALIIAGSFHFVGMGAYYGVQALLEEDEPVYSVRIMKYSDLGPPPSITNSQTAPAVSVEAPVAKPTVGTPVPVPDAEINPEQTIATQEEMAQTGPIGEGEGAGGPVEIESDVKIEEDGPPPDFVPVEKQPQPIPGNNPAPVYPEIARRAGVEGTVWVKIWVDKEGNPKKAQVLKSDAELFNQPAVDAAMKWKFTPAIMNNGPVSVWVSIPFKFRLNAGR, from the coding sequence ATGGCAATAACAACAGCCGAAAAATTAGGATATGGATATCAAGAACTGCGGCTTCTGTCGAGAAAGTATTCGGTCACCGCATTAATTATCGCAGGTAGTTTCCATTTTGTTGGAATGGGAGCGTATTACGGAGTTCAGGCATTGCTTGAAGAAGATGAACCGGTGTATTCCGTTCGCATTATGAAATACAGCGATCTTGGTCCTCCTCCTTCGATCACAAACTCTCAGACTGCTCCGGCAGTGTCGGTGGAAGCACCGGTGGCAAAACCGACCGTTGGTACTCCGGTTCCGGTTCCTGATGCGGAAATCAATCCTGAACAAACAATCGCAACACAGGAAGAAATGGCGCAGACAGGTCCTATTGGCGAAGGTGAAGGTGCAGGAGGGCCGGTAGAAATTGAATCTGATGTTAAGATTGAAGAAGATGGTCCACCGCCGGATTTTGTACCAGTGGAAAAACAACCGCAGCCGATTCCGGGAAACAATCCAGCACCGGTGTATCCTGAAATTGCACGGCGTGCCGGAGTTGAAGGAACAGTTTGGGTAAAGATCTGGGTTGATAAAGAAGGTAATCCGAAAAAAGCGCAAGTATTAAAATCTGATGCAGAATTGTTTAACCAACCGGCTGTTGATGCAGCAATGAAATGGAAGTTCACTCCGGCGATCATGAACAATGGTCCGGTGTCTGTGTGGGTTTCGATACCATTTAAATTCAGATTGAACGCAGGGCGGTAA
- a CDS encoding substrate-binding domain-containing protein — protein MKNCKTWYSLLVVLSSVILCSCSTEKRETLTSGSLTMMTSEDVFPVINIQVGDFQRMYDEVKIKNFSVSTREAVVHLINDSVPLIVCARELNDEEKNVIAKNQLEVDSTKIAYDGVAVIVNQKNSLTKLTTDELSELLSGAKARWSQVQSSGLSSAVVVAMGDPNSGVAEFVKSRLVKNGMMTANVFPCSTSSEVLSVVSERPNAIGFVSIAWLENMPKNITVVEIGDPNFRRDSTVTAMEYFLPHQAHIYRKYYPLSRTIYIYSHNVGKGVGLGFTSFAASSDGQKIIVSNRLVPATMPVRLVQLNTP, from the coding sequence ATGAAGAACTGTAAAACTTGGTATTCACTTCTCGTTGTTCTTTCCTCTGTCATACTATGTTCATGTTCCACTGAAAAACGTGAGACGCTCACCAGCGGGAGTCTCACGATGATGACTTCGGAAGATGTTTTTCCGGTGATTAATATTCAAGTGGGTGATTTTCAACGTATGTATGACGAGGTGAAAATAAAGAATTTCTCCGTCTCTACCCGCGAAGCTGTTGTGCACTTGATTAATGACAGTGTGCCGTTGATTGTTTGTGCCAGGGAACTGAACGATGAAGAGAAAAATGTTATCGCAAAAAATCAGCTGGAAGTGGATTCAACAAAGATTGCATACGACGGAGTAGCTGTTATAGTGAATCAAAAAAATTCACTTACTAAATTAACAACAGATGAATTAAGCGAACTTCTCTCGGGGGCAAAGGCACGTTGGTCTCAAGTGCAGAGCTCAGGCCTTTCGAGCGCCGTGGTTGTTGCCATGGGAGATCCCAATAGCGGAGTGGCCGAATTTGTGAAATCGCGGCTGGTGAAAAATGGGATGATGACGGCAAACGTATTTCCGTGTTCAACATCGTCGGAAGTTCTTTCTGTGGTGAGCGAACGGCCGAATGCAATCGGTTTTGTCAGTATTGCATGGCTGGAAAATATGCCGAAGAATATTACTGTAGTGGAAATTGGCGACCCGAATTTTAGAAGAGACAGTACAGTAACAGCCATGGAATATTTTTTACCGCATCAAGCGCATATCTATAGGAAGTATTATCCGCTCTCACGAACCATTTATATCTATTCCCATAATGTGGGGAAGGGAGTCGGATTAGGATTTACCTCGTTTGCAGCGAGTTCAGACGGTCAGAAAATTATTGTGAGTAATAGATTGGTCCCCGCTACTATGCCGGTCCGATTGGTTCAATTGAATACCCCATAA
- a CDS encoding tetratricopeptide repeat protein — protein sequence MKVLVALLVIVSFSIAQDDLAKGKDAFNKKSYDEALQLFQKYLTANSRSAEANYYIGETYRMKGDLQNAQENLERSLDFDDEFEPALVSIIRVYGKLGMWDKAAKRYKLIEKYHKTSTVGPIGYAQTYLEVDSLDKASIYFSKAKEIDVKNVDAYVGLSEVYARQNVIVLAVDNLRTATQMDPTNPALWYKLATTIMKNRGLNSAQIQEIVAALQKSIELDPNNIQAIYDAANIFYRIKYWREAAEFFKKYVEQKKDHAEAWEKYGIAAYNAKAYTDAIQILDQAITLNPKNNELKSMLAHSLYLAKEYQKSLTLYKTFPMDSLSSEEIYRMGFSFYQLKDTANAIMYLDKTLSLDKENTDAAGTLAAIFLSQKKFDKAVVQYEKLLAKDPKNITALYWTAYSYYVLDKLDLAKDYYKKTVTLRPNNPQFHQSLGQIYSLQDSAELGRYHVTTMITLADSILKADPSKAAQQTQMIVSGYYSLGMFEYKDKNVKGAIEKLEKGVTYEKEKKGESLHLFLAQMYAISSGDKELLADEARKMKERACQEYAIVLKINPKNAAALKESKQMNCGK from the coding sequence ATGAAAGTACTCGTTGCACTCTTAGTAATTGTGTCGTTCAGTATAGCACAGGATGATCTTGCGAAAGGTAAGGATGCCTTCAACAAGAAGTCGTATGATGAAGCATTACAGTTATTTCAAAAATATCTGACGGCAAATTCCCGCAGTGCTGAAGCAAACTACTATATTGGAGAGACCTATAGAATGAAGGGTGACCTTCAGAATGCACAAGAAAACTTAGAACGTTCGCTGGATTTTGACGATGAGTTTGAACCGGCGTTGGTTTCCATCATCAGGGTGTATGGAAAATTAGGGATGTGGGATAAAGCTGCGAAGCGATACAAACTGATTGAAAAATACCATAAAACCAGTACGGTCGGACCGATAGGATATGCACAAACATACCTTGAAGTTGACTCTCTGGATAAAGCATCTATCTATTTTTCGAAGGCAAAAGAGATTGATGTGAAAAATGTTGATGCCTACGTCGGTTTATCCGAAGTCTATGCCCGGCAAAATGTTATTGTGCTTGCAGTAGATAATCTTCGTACCGCTACACAAATGGATCCAACCAATCCTGCCTTATGGTATAAGTTGGCAACGACCATTATGAAGAATCGCGGACTCAATTCTGCACAAATTCAAGAGATTGTCGCCGCGCTGCAAAAATCTATCGAATTAGATCCGAACAACATTCAGGCAATCTATGATGCTGCCAATATTTTTTATCGTATTAAATACTGGCGTGAAGCTGCGGAGTTCTTTAAAAAATATGTTGAACAGAAAAAAGATCATGCGGAAGCGTGGGAAAAATATGGTATTGCCGCATACAATGCCAAAGCATATACGGATGCCATTCAAATTTTGGATCAGGCGATTACGTTGAACCCAAAGAACAATGAACTGAAATCGATGCTTGCTCATTCATTGTATTTAGCAAAAGAGTACCAAAAATCACTGACATTGTATAAGACGTTTCCCATGGATTCACTTTCCAGCGAAGAAATTTATCGAATGGGTTTTTCTTTCTACCAACTGAAAGATACGGCCAATGCCATTATGTATCTTGACAAGACATTAAGTCTTGACAAAGAGAATACCGATGCAGCCGGTACACTGGCAGCAATTTTTCTCTCACAGAAAAAATTTGACAAAGCAGTTGTTCAATATGAAAAATTATTGGCGAAAGATCCGAAAAATATCACTGCGCTCTATTGGACTGCGTATTCATATTATGTTCTGGATAAACTTGATCTTGCAAAAGACTATTACAAAAAAACAGTCACTTTGCGACCGAACAACCCTCAATTTCACCAGTCGTTGGGACAGATCTATAGTTTACAGGATTCCGCAGAGCTGGGACGATATCATGTAACAACGATGATAACTCTTGCTGATAGTATTCTGAAGGCAGATCCAAGTAAAGCGGCTCAGCAGACGCAAATGATTGTTAGTGGGTATTATTCCTTAGGGATGTTTGAATATAAAGATAAAAATGTCAAAGGAGCGATTGAAAAGCTGGAGAAGGGTGTAACATACGAAAAAGAGAAAAAGGGAGAGAGTCTCCATTTGTTCCTTGCTCAAATGTATGCTATCTCGAGCGGTGATAAGGAATTGCTCGCAGACGAAGCTCGAAAGATGAAGGAACGTGCGTGTCAGGAATATGCCATTGTGTTGAAAATTAATCCGAAGAATGCGGCGGCACTCAAAGAATCAAAACAAATGAATTGCGGAAAGTAA